From Cellulosimicrobium sp. ES-005, one genomic window encodes:
- a CDS encoding sulfate ABC transporter substrate-binding protein — protein MRRLRTTITLAAAAAATALVLTACAPTAVDGSGGGDASGDGSSDVEPTTLSLVGFAVPKAGNDAAQELWGQTEDGQGVTWETSYGASGDQSRAVADGLKADYVHFSLEGDVTRLVDAGLVADDWNAGENKGIVSQSVVVLVVREGNPKNIQSWEDIVQPGVEIVTPNPGSSGSARWNILAGWGSVIANGGSEEDATEYLRKFFTNAVALPGSGRDATTAFTSGTGDVLLSYENEAILARQNGETFDYVVPDQTLLIENPAAVTVDADPKAQSYLDFVLTPEGQEAFAHVGFRPLTGDDVDFEVEGANDPSDPFPAVPTLLTIADDFGGWSATNDKFFGDEGLVTKIQAETGKQ, from the coding sequence ATGCGACGCCTCCGGACGACGATCACCCTCGCGGCTGCCGCGGCAGCCACCGCCCTGGTCCTCACCGCCTGCGCGCCGACCGCCGTCGACGGGTCGGGCGGCGGCGACGCGAGCGGCGACGGGAGCTCCGACGTCGAGCCCACGACGCTCTCCCTCGTCGGATTCGCCGTCCCGAAGGCGGGCAACGACGCCGCGCAGGAGCTGTGGGGCCAGACCGAGGACGGCCAGGGCGTCACGTGGGAGACGTCGTACGGCGCCTCCGGCGACCAGAGCCGCGCCGTCGCCGACGGGCTGAAGGCCGACTACGTGCACTTCTCGCTCGAGGGCGACGTGACGCGCCTCGTCGACGCGGGCCTCGTGGCGGACGACTGGAACGCGGGCGAGAACAAGGGCATCGTCAGCCAGTCGGTCGTCGTGCTCGTGGTCCGCGAGGGCAACCCGAAGAACATCCAGAGCTGGGAGGACATCGTCCAGCCCGGCGTCGAGATCGTGACCCCGAACCCCGGCTCGTCGGGCTCGGCGCGCTGGAACATCCTCGCCGGCTGGGGCAGCGTCATCGCGAACGGCGGCTCCGAGGAGGACGCGACGGAGTACCTGCGGAAGTTCTTCACCAACGCCGTCGCGCTCCCGGGCAGCGGCCGCGACGCGACGACCGCCTTCACGTCCGGGACCGGCGACGTCCTCCTCTCCTACGAGAACGAGGCGATCCTCGCGCGGCAGAACGGCGAGACGTTCGACTACGTGGTCCCCGACCAGACGCTCCTCATCGAGAACCCGGCCGCGGTGACGGTCGACGCGGACCCCAAGGCGCAGAGCTACCTCGACTTCGTCCTCACGCCCGAGGGCCAGGAGGCGTTCGCGCACGTGGGCTTCCGTCCCCTGACCGGCGACGACGTCGACTTCGAGGTCGAGGGCGCCAACGACCCGAGCGACCCGTTCCCGGCCGTCCCGACGCTCCTCACCATCGCCGACGACTTCGGCGGGTGGTCGGCCACGAACGACAAGTTCTTCGGCGACGAGGGCCTCGTGACGAAGATCCAGGCCGAGACCGGGAAGCAGTGA